From Geomonas agri, one genomic window encodes:
- a CDS encoding lytic transglycosylase domain-containing protein: MRLTSHRLSLAAILTVAALSWCIPAPARADIYKYEDPDGTVHFTDAPTDKRFKIFMRDIKKDKRLRTAFKLSGYARNPAEFEPIISSCSREFGVDSSLVKAVIHAESGYNPSAVSPKGAQGLMQLMPKTAQGLKVTDSFNPSDNIRGGVRYLRFLLDTFKGNESLAVAAYNCGLNAVAKYGGIPPYPETQTYVSKVLSYRNSYR, encoded by the coding sequence ATGCGCTTAACGTCACACCGACTTTCCCTGGCAGCCATCCTGACCGTGGCCGCACTGTCGTGGTGTATCCCGGCACCTGCGCGCGCCGACATATATAAATACGAAGATCCCGACGGAACCGTTCACTTCACCGACGCCCCCACCGACAAGCGTTTCAAGATCTTCATGCGCGACATAAAGAAGGACAAGCGTCTCAGGACCGCCTTCAAGCTTTCCGGCTATGCCCGCAACCCCGCCGAGTTCGAGCCCATCATCAGCTCCTGCTCGCGCGAGTTCGGCGTCGACAGTTCGCTGGTGAAAGCGGTGATCCACGCCGAGAGCGGCTACAACCCGAGCGCGGTATCGCCCAAGGGGGCACAGGGGCTGATGCAGCTCATGCCCAAGACCGCCCAGGGGCTCAAGGTCACCGACTCCTTCAATCCGTCCGACAATATCCGCGGCGGCGTGCGTTACCTGAGGTTTTTGTTGGACACCTTCAAGGGGAACGAGTCGCTGGCGGTCGCCGCCTACAACTGCGGGTTGAACGCCGTTGCCAAGTACGGCGGCATCCCCCCCTATCCCGAAACCCAGACCTACGTGTCCAAGGTACTCAGTTACCGGAACAGCTACCGATAG
- the nadB gene encoding L-aspartate oxidase: protein MKEKTDFLVIGSGIAGLSFALQAAAHGKVAVVTKRDISESATNYAQGGIATVSSEEDTFDAHVQDTLVAGAGICHEDVVRMVVEEGPQVIRNLIDWGVQFTKSGDAYDLTREGGHSARRILHAEDITGREIERALVEAAKKHENITIYENHIAIDLVTESKVLKQKLEQNRCLGAHVLDKESGVVRTFAARITLLASGGAGKVYLYTCNPDVATGDGVAMAYRAGATIANMEFMQFHPTTLYHPNARSFLISEAVRGEGAILKRRDGTAFMEKYHHLKDLAPRDIVARAIDNEMKTYGDDCVYLDIRHRGAEYITSRFPNIYQTCLEYGIDMTKEMLPVVPAAHYLCGGVQVDFNAETDIKHLYAIGEVAFTGLHGGNRLASNSLLEAAVYAGRAYEHAVQILKDETFSFPQIPEWDAGTATNSDEMVVVSQNWDEIRRFMWNYVGIVRSDKRLARAMRRIELIQDEIEEYYWNFIVTSDLIELRNIATVAQLIVACAQMRKESRGLNYNIDYPGVDDVNWKRDTHIKKKF from the coding sequence ATGAAGGAGAAAACTGATTTTCTGGTGATCGGCAGCGGTATCGCGGGGCTTTCCTTCGCGCTGCAGGCTGCGGCCCACGGCAAGGTCGCGGTGGTCACCAAACGGGACATCTCGGAGTCGGCCACGAACTACGCGCAGGGGGGAATCGCCACGGTCTCGTCGGAAGAGGACACCTTCGACGCGCACGTGCAGGACACCCTGGTCGCCGGCGCCGGTATCTGCCACGAGGACGTGGTGCGCATGGTGGTCGAGGAAGGGCCGCAGGTGATCCGCAACCTGATCGACTGGGGGGTGCAGTTCACCAAGAGCGGCGACGCCTACGACCTGACCCGCGAAGGGGGGCACAGCGCGCGGCGCATCTTGCACGCCGAGGACATCACCGGCCGCGAGATTGAGCGCGCCCTGGTGGAGGCGGCCAAGAAGCACGAGAACATCACCATCTACGAGAACCACATCGCCATCGACCTGGTCACCGAGTCGAAGGTGCTGAAGCAGAAGTTGGAGCAGAACCGCTGCCTGGGCGCCCACGTGCTGGACAAGGAGTCCGGCGTGGTGCGGACCTTCGCGGCGCGCATTACGCTGCTGGCCTCGGGCGGCGCCGGCAAGGTCTATCTTTATACCTGCAACCCGGATGTTGCCACCGGTGACGGCGTTGCCATGGCCTACCGCGCCGGCGCGACTATCGCCAACATGGAATTCATGCAGTTCCACCCGACCACGCTGTACCACCCCAACGCCCGCTCGTTCCTGATCTCCGAGGCGGTACGCGGCGAGGGGGCCATCCTCAAGCGCCGCGACGGCACTGCCTTCATGGAGAAGTACCATCACCTGAAGGACCTGGCCCCGCGCGACATCGTGGCTCGCGCCATCGACAACGAGATGAAAACCTACGGCGACGACTGCGTCTACCTGGACATCAGGCACCGCGGCGCCGAGTACATCACCTCGCGCTTCCCCAACATCTACCAGACCTGCCTCGAGTACGGCATCGACATGACGAAGGAGATGCTCCCGGTCGTTCCCGCGGCGCATTATCTCTGCGGCGGCGTGCAGGTGGACTTCAACGCCGAGACCGACATCAAGCACCTCTACGCCATCGGCGAGGTCGCCTTCACCGGCCTGCACGGCGGCAACCGTCTCGCCAGCAACTCGCTTCTTGAGGCGGCAGTCTACGCCGGGCGCGCCTACGAGCACGCGGTGCAGATACTCAAGGACGAGACCTTCTCCTTCCCGCAGATCCCCGAGTGGGACGCCGGCACCGCGACCAACTCGGACGAGATGGTGGTGGTGTCCCAGAACTGGGACGAGATCCGCCGCTTCATGTGGAACTACGTCGGCATCGTGAGAAGCGACAAGCGCCTCGCGCGCGCCATGCGCCGCATCGAGCTGATCCAGGACGAGATCGAGGAGTACTACTGGAACTTCATAGTCACCTCGGACCTTATCGAGCTGAGAAACATCGCCACCGTGGCGCAGTTGATCGTCGCCTGTGCACAGATGCGCAAGGAATCGCGCGGGCTCAACTACAATATCGATTACCCGGGCGTCGACGACGTGAACTGGAAACGCGACACCCACATCAAGAAGAAGTTCTGA
- a CDS encoding chorismate mutase, which produces MGIDDIRDEIDRLDSELLRIFNERASLALKIGEIKKGLDLPVYDPTREKRIFARMTSENHGPLDDQAIVRLFERVIDESRRLERIMTRGEH; this is translated from the coding sequence ATGGGCATTGACGACATCAGGGACGAAATCGACCGGCTGGACAGCGAACTGCTGCGCATCTTCAACGAACGCGCCTCGCTCGCCCTCAAAATAGGCGAGATAAAGAAGGGGCTCGACCTGCCGGTCTACGACCCGACCCGGGAGAAGCGCATCTTCGCCCGGATGACGTCGGAGAACCATGGGCCCCTGGACGACCAGGCCATCGTGCGGCTCTTCGAGAGGGTGATCGACGAATCGCGCCGCCTTGAGCGCATCATGACCCGCGGCGAACACTAA
- the glnD gene encoding [protein-PII] uridylyltransferase, protein MRLNINAYLSEAMKGDGKSFEEKRGAYLAAAREFLEHFREESKRSHREGEDGIAVVQSITAMTDALVTRLFTALSDDLQMHKTGQLALIAVGGYGRRELNPYSDLDLLFLYSGKDSKVVEEAANRLLYFLWDLRLDVGYSVRTIADCVEMAGNDITVKTALLDARLLTGSEHLFTELKKMMVTQVLAKRSDAFINEKLEELRKRREKYGSSVYILEPNIKEGEGCLRDLHTAMWVAKIKYKVDEPRELVIKGVLSEEELGMYYSSLSYLWRIRNELHYLAGRKNDQLTFEAQTSIARFFGYEDKGKTLAVEQFMQDFYLHANRVEHFSSLLITKCSQREDSTRKILGYFTRRPVGDGFYVMKGELVVPDEAVVAKDPVRLIKIFEHAQKQGVALSLATKTLIRNNLDLVNDKFRRSKEANASFINILQSEKKVYDTLQQMHHLGFLIRFIPEFERIYCKVQHDVYHIYTVDTHTLFAVEELAKLWRGEHKDTLPLLTQLAMEIDKRWLLLLAVLFHDIGKGGGGGHAEVGAELTKTIARRMGLIKEDSERLQFLVRQHLLLAHIAQRRDLHDERMIIQFARQMEKSENLKMLYLLTYADIKAVGPEVWTEWKALLLQELYEKAFTVLERGDFKLEASGDRVRRVKRTVFDLLADDYPGQLIKDELQALTTRHLLSYAPEVLSGHVRTLLEMPKKLLVLQLSHEVDRGYTNCTICTYDVPGLFSMITGVMAANGMNILGAQIHTNTNEKVLDILQVNSPQGFVITEESRWTRFETDLRQVLEGKIRVGQLVAKRNRPSILTEKAKPTVPARVEIDNEVSSDYTVIDIYAHDKVGLLYSITSTLTRLGLYIGVSKISTKVDQVADVFYVKNIFGQKITEPSKLEEIRKDLLAAVDG, encoded by the coding sequence ATGCGCCTGAACATAAACGCATACCTCTCCGAGGCGATGAAGGGGGACGGCAAGAGCTTCGAGGAGAAGCGCGGCGCCTACCTCGCCGCTGCGCGCGAGTTCCTGGAGCACTTCCGCGAGGAGTCCAAGCGCTCGCACCGTGAAGGGGAGGACGGCATTGCCGTGGTGCAGTCCATCACCGCCATGACCGACGCCCTGGTGACCAGGCTGTTCACGGCGCTCTCGGACGACCTGCAGATGCACAAGACCGGTCAGCTTGCCCTGATCGCGGTGGGGGGCTACGGGCGGCGAGAGCTGAACCCGTACTCCGACCTTGATCTCCTTTTCCTGTATTCCGGCAAGGACTCCAAGGTGGTGGAGGAGGCGGCCAACCGCTTGCTCTACTTCCTGTGGGACCTGCGCCTGGACGTCGGCTACTCGGTGCGCACCATCGCCGACTGCGTCGAGATGGCGGGCAACGACATCACCGTCAAGACGGCGCTTCTGGACGCGCGCCTGCTCACAGGGAGCGAACACCTCTTTACCGAACTGAAGAAGATGATGGTGACCCAGGTGCTCGCCAAGAGAAGCGACGCCTTCATCAACGAGAAGCTGGAGGAGTTGCGCAAACGGCGCGAGAAGTACGGCTCCAGCGTCTACATCCTGGAACCTAACATCAAGGAAGGGGAGGGGTGCCTCCGGGACCTGCACACTGCGATGTGGGTCGCCAAGATCAAGTACAAGGTGGATGAGCCGCGCGAACTGGTAATCAAGGGGGTCCTCTCGGAAGAGGAGCTCGGCATGTACTACAGCTCGCTCTCCTACCTCTGGCGCATCCGCAACGAACTGCACTACCTGGCCGGTAGGAAGAACGACCAGCTCACCTTCGAGGCCCAGACTTCCATCGCCCGCTTCTTCGGCTACGAGGACAAGGGGAAGACCCTCGCCGTAGAGCAGTTCATGCAGGACTTCTACCTGCACGCCAACCGCGTCGAGCACTTCAGTTCGCTCCTCATCACCAAGTGCAGCCAGCGCGAGGACTCCACCCGCAAGATCCTGGGCTACTTCACCCGCCGCCCGGTGGGAGACGGCTTCTACGTCATGAAGGGTGAACTGGTGGTCCCGGATGAGGCCGTGGTCGCCAAGGACCCGGTGCGGCTCATCAAGATCTTCGAACATGCCCAGAAGCAGGGGGTGGCGCTCTCCCTGGCCACCAAGACCCTGATCCGCAACAACCTGGACCTGGTCAACGACAAGTTCCGCCGTTCCAAGGAGGCCAATGCCTCCTTCATCAACATCCTGCAGTCCGAGAAGAAGGTCTACGATACCCTGCAGCAGATGCACCACCTGGGCTTTTTGATCCGCTTCATCCCGGAGTTCGAGCGCATCTACTGCAAGGTGCAGCACGACGTCTACCACATCTACACGGTCGATACCCATACCCTGTTCGCCGTCGAGGAACTGGCCAAGCTGTGGCGCGGTGAGCACAAGGACACGCTGCCGCTCTTGACCCAGCTCGCCATGGAGATCGACAAGCGCTGGTTGCTGCTCCTGGCCGTCTTGTTCCACGACATCGGCAAAGGTGGGGGGGGCGGTCACGCCGAGGTGGGTGCCGAGTTGACCAAGACCATCGCCCGCCGCATGGGGCTCATCAAGGAAGATTCGGAGCGGCTGCAGTTTTTGGTGCGCCAGCACCTCCTGTTGGCCCACATCGCCCAGCGCCGCGACCTGCACGACGAGCGCATGATCATCCAGTTCGCGCGCCAGATGGAGAAAAGCGAGAACCTGAAGATGCTCTACCTGTTGACCTACGCCGACATCAAGGCGGTGGGGCCGGAGGTGTGGACCGAGTGGAAGGCGCTTTTGCTGCAGGAGCTCTACGAGAAGGCCTTCACCGTGCTGGAACGCGGCGACTTCAAGCTGGAGGCGTCCGGGGACCGGGTGCGCCGGGTCAAGAGGACCGTGTTCGACCTCTTGGCGGACGACTACCCGGGGCAGCTCATCAAGGACGAGTTGCAGGCACTCACCACCAGGCATCTGCTCTCTTATGCCCCCGAGGTTCTCTCGGGGCACGTGCGCACGCTGCTCGAGATGCCCAAGAAACTGCTGGTGCTGCAGCTGTCCCACGAGGTGGACCGCGGCTATACCAACTGCACCATCTGCACCTATGACGTCCCGGGGCTCTTCTCCATGATCACCGGCGTTATGGCGGCCAACGGCATGAACATCCTGGGCGCGCAGATCCACACCAACACCAACGAGAAGGTGCTGGATATCCTCCAGGTGAATTCGCCGCAAGGCTTCGTGATCACCGAGGAAAGCCGCTGGACCCGTTTCGAGACCGATCTGAGGCAGGTGCTGGAAGGAAAGATCCGGGTGGGGCAGTTGGTGGCTAAGCGCAACCGTCCCAGCATCCTCACTGAGAAGGCGAAGCCGACCGTGCCGGCGCGGGTGGAGATCGACAACGAGGTTTCCTCCGACTACACGGTCATCGACATCTACGCCCACGACAAGGTCGGGCTTTTGTACAGCATCACCAGCACGCTCACCAGGCTCGGGCTCTACATCGGCGTGTCCAAGATTTCCACCAAGGTGGACCAGGTCGCCGACGTGTTCTACGTGAAGAACATCTTCGGGCAGAAGATCACCGAGCCGAGTAAGCTCGAGGAGATCCGCAAGGACCTCCTCGCTGCCGTGGACGGCTAG
- the xerD gene encoding site-specific tyrosine recombinase XerD, with the protein MDRYLDLFLNYLVVEKGAADNTVAAYSRDLTRYLAYLGDREPGQVRASDVTGYLAKLKGEGISPRSRARALSALRMLHRFLVREGYCEVNPTAIVEAPKGLQKLPSVLSSREVEALLASPLDTGAIELRDKAMLELLYATGLRVSELVGLKIGDVNIDAGYLMTIGKGDKERLIPMGGAACHAVGEYLEQARQELLKQKSSPLLFLSRLGEGMTRQAFWNIIKKRALQAGVRSGISPHTLRHSFATHLLENGADLRSVQIMLGHADLSTTQIYTHVTRERLKRLHEKAHPRG; encoded by the coding sequence GTGGACCGCTACCTCGACCTGTTCCTGAACTACCTGGTGGTCGAAAAGGGGGCCGCCGACAACACCGTGGCCGCCTACAGCAGGGACCTGACCCGCTACCTCGCGTACCTGGGGGACCGGGAGCCCGGGCAGGTGCGGGCGAGCGACGTCACCGGGTATCTCGCCAAGCTCAAAGGGGAGGGGATCTCACCCCGGAGCCGGGCGAGGGCGCTTTCGGCGCTTCGGATGCTGCACCGCTTCCTGGTGCGCGAGGGGTACTGCGAGGTCAATCCGACCGCCATCGTCGAGGCGCCCAAGGGGCTCCAGAAGCTGCCGAGCGTACTCAGTTCACGCGAGGTGGAAGCGCTGCTGGCCTCGCCGCTCGACACCGGCGCCATCGAGTTGCGCGACAAGGCGATGCTGGAACTGCTCTACGCCACGGGGCTGCGCGTTTCCGAGCTGGTGGGACTGAAGATAGGCGACGTCAACATCGACGCCGGGTACCTGATGACCATCGGCAAGGGGGACAAGGAGCGCTTGATCCCGATGGGAGGCGCTGCGTGTCACGCGGTGGGGGAGTACCTGGAGCAGGCGCGCCAGGAGCTCTTGAAGCAGAAGAGTTCGCCGCTGCTTTTTTTGAGTCGGCTCGGTGAGGGGATGACGCGGCAGGCCTTCTGGAACATCATCAAGAAGAGGGCGCTGCAGGCGGGAGTGAGGAGCGGCATCTCGCCGCACACCTTGCGGCATTCCTTCGCGACGCACCTGTTGGAAAACGGCGCGGACTTGAGGAGCGTGCAGATCATGCTCGGCCACGCTGACCTCTCGACCACGCAGATCTATACTCACGTGACGCGCGAGCGGCTGAAGCGGCTGCACGAAAAGGCGCACCCGAGGGGATAA
- a CDS encoding cofactor-independent phosphoglycerate mutase, translating to MKYVVLLGDGMSDQPVGALEGKTPLQAAKTPNMDFMAKRGTLGLAHTVPQGYAPGSDVANLSIFGYNPVDCYTGRSPLEAASMGVSLGPDDVAFRLNLVHLEARGGKLIMEDYSAGHISSADGRELVEELQRQLGNEEFSFHPGVSYRHLMVWHGGRTQIKMTPPHDISGQSITEHMPSGEGADKLIYLMNASQMIFHNHPQYKRRAAAGEVPANSIWLWGHGKAPAMDTFDARFGLTGAVISAVDLIKGIGVYAGLDIINVPGATGYLDTNFDGKAQAAIDALKTHDFVFVHVEAPDEASHSGKLADKIKAIELFDEKVVGPVLQGVKQFGDYRILCAPDHPTPIVMMTHSSDPVPFVIYAGEEKEKTGVAGYDEIAAAATGIKVEPGYKLMEMLLNR from the coding sequence ATGAAGTATGTTGTGTTGCTCGGAGACGGGATGTCGGACCAGCCGGTCGGGGCTTTGGAAGGAAAAACACCCCTGCAGGCGGCTAAGACGCCTAACATGGATTTCATGGCCAAACGCGGAACACTGGGGCTCGCACACACGGTGCCGCAAGGCTACGCTCCGGGGTCGGACGTTGCCAACCTCTCCATATTCGGCTACAACCCGGTCGACTGCTACACCGGCCGCTCGCCGCTGGAAGCGGCCAGCATGGGTGTCTCCCTTGGCCCCGACGACGTCGCCTTCCGCCTCAACCTGGTACACCTGGAGGCACGCGGCGGCAAGCTGATCATGGAAGACTACTCCGCCGGCCACATCTCCAGCGCTGACGGGCGTGAACTGGTCGAAGAACTGCAGCGCCAGCTCGGCAACGAGGAATTTTCCTTCCACCCCGGCGTCAGCTACCGCCACCTTATGGTATGGCACGGCGGCAGGACCCAGATTAAGATGACCCCGCCCCACGACATCTCCGGGCAGTCCATCACCGAGCACATGCCGTCTGGCGAGGGCGCAGACAAGCTCATCTATCTGATGAACGCTTCGCAGATGATCTTCCACAACCACCCCCAGTACAAGCGCCGCGCCGCCGCAGGCGAGGTGCCGGCCAACTCCATCTGGCTCTGGGGACACGGCAAGGCCCCGGCCATGGACACCTTTGACGCACGCTTCGGCCTCACCGGCGCCGTCATCTCGGCCGTCGACCTGATCAAGGGGATCGGCGTCTACGCGGGGCTCGACATCATCAATGTCCCCGGCGCCACCGGCTACCTCGACACCAACTTCGACGGCAAGGCCCAGGCCGCCATCGACGCGCTCAAGACCCACGACTTCGTGTTCGTGCACGTGGAAGCGCCGGACGAGGCGTCGCACTCCGGCAAGCTCGCCGACAAGATCAAGGCCATCGAGCTCTTCGACGAGAAGGTGGTGGGACCGGTGCTGCAGGGGGTGAAGCAGTTCGGCGATTACCGCATCCTGTGCGCGCCCGACCATCCCACGCCGATTGTCATGATGACCCACAGCTCCGATCCGGTTCCCTTCGTTATCTATGCCGGCGAGGAAAAGGAGAAGACGGGCGTGGCCGGGTACGACGAGATCGCCGCTGCCGCGACCGGGATCAAGGTGGAGCCGGGATACAAGCTGATGGAGATGCTGCTCAACCGCTAG
- a CDS encoding aminotransferase class I/II-fold pyridoxal phosphate-dependent enzyme, whose amino-acid sequence MNPLAAELNESLAQHSPHVLEMLSDLGKNLFFPKGILTQSAEAKEKAHKFNATIGIATENGGPMYLSCIQDKLTGFDPKDIYPYAPPAGKPELRALWREKMLRENPSQVGKHFSSPIVTNALTHGLSIVADMFVDKGDHLILPDMLWGNYNLTFGTCSGAIVKKYPTFTANGGYDVDAFKAALQNSAEEKGKVIVLLNFPNNPSGYTPTVAEGDALVAAIKEVAEAGCNVVAITDDAYFGLFYEDSLKESLFGKLANLHPRILAVKLDGATKEEFVWGFRTGFITFADGHDYENAPVMNALEKKAMGIIRARISNCPHPSQTFVIEALRSPDFLKQKEEKFQIMKGRALKTKEVLNSGKYEKAWDYYPFNSGYFMCLKLKNVDAEKLRVHLLEKYGVGAISTTKTDLRIAFSCIAEQDIPELFDIIYKGVQDLA is encoded by the coding sequence ATGAATCCATTAGCCGCGGAGTTAAACGAGTCTCTGGCCCAGCACAGCCCTCATGTACTGGAGATGCTGTCTGATCTCGGCAAGAACCTCTTCTTCCCCAAAGGGATCCTCACCCAGTCGGCTGAAGCAAAAGAAAAAGCCCACAAGTTCAACGCCACCATCGGCATCGCCACCGAGAACGGCGGCCCGATGTACCTTTCCTGCATCCAGGACAAGCTGACCGGCTTTGATCCGAAGGATATCTACCCGTATGCACCGCCGGCAGGCAAACCGGAACTGCGCGCCCTGTGGCGCGAGAAGATGCTGCGTGAAAACCCGAGCCAGGTCGGCAAGCACTTCAGCAGCCCGATCGTCACCAACGCGCTGACCCACGGCCTCTCCATCGTTGCCGACATGTTCGTCGACAAGGGCGATCACCTGATCCTGCCGGACATGCTCTGGGGCAACTACAACCTCACCTTCGGCACCTGCAGTGGCGCCATCGTGAAAAAGTACCCAACCTTCACCGCCAACGGCGGCTACGACGTCGACGCCTTCAAGGCCGCCCTGCAGAACTCCGCCGAGGAGAAGGGCAAGGTCATCGTGCTGCTGAACTTCCCGAACAACCCGAGCGGCTACACCCCGACCGTTGCCGAGGGTGACGCCCTGGTCGCCGCCATCAAGGAAGTCGCCGAGGCTGGCTGCAACGTGGTCGCCATCACCGACGACGCCTACTTCGGTCTCTTCTACGAGGACAGCCTGAAGGAGTCCCTCTTCGGCAAGCTGGCCAACCTCCACCCGCGCATCCTGGCGGTCAAGCTGGACGGCGCCACCAAGGAAGAATTCGTCTGGGGCTTCCGCACCGGTTTCATCACCTTCGCCGACGGCCACGACTACGAGAACGCGCCGGTGATGAACGCCCTGGAGAAAAAGGCAATGGGCATCATCCGTGCCCGCATCTCCAACTGCCCGCACCCCTCCCAGACCTTCGTTATCGAGGCGCTGCGCTCCCCGGACTTCCTCAAGCAGAAGGAGGAGAAGTTCCAGATCATGAAGGGGCGCGCCCTGAAGACCAAGGAAGTGCTCAACAGTGGCAAGTACGAAAAGGCCTGGGATTACTACCCGTTCAACTCCGGCTACTTCATGTGCCTCAAGCTGAAGAACGTGGACGCCGAGAAGCTGCGCGTGCACCTGCTGGAGAAGTACGGCGTCGGCGCCATCTCCACCACCAAGACCGACCTCCGTATCGCCTTCTCCTGCATCGCCGAGCAGGACATCCCGGAGCTGTTCGACATCATCTACAAGGGTGTGCAGGACCTGGCGTAA
- the lepB gene encoding signal peptidase I, giving the protein MEDYKNVVEDKPAEPAKEVKPAQGKHIVREYLESIIIAVLLAMVIRTFVVQAFKIPSGSMEDTLLIGDHLLVNKFIYGTKIPGLDGRILKIRSPRQGDVIVFEYPEDPSKDFIKRIIGTPGDVVEVKNKRVYVNGKLYANPHEVHKEPDTVPKEFNPRDFKDPVTVPADSYFVMGDNRDRSYDSRFWGFVKMDKIKGLAFIKYWSWDKDKMRPRFGSIGKLID; this is encoded by the coding sequence ATGGAAGATTACAAGAACGTTGTCGAAGATAAACCCGCTGAACCGGCCAAAGAAGTGAAGCCAGCCCAGGGCAAACACATCGTCCGCGAGTACCTCGAATCGATCATCATCGCGGTGCTGTTGGCCATGGTCATCCGCACCTTCGTGGTACAGGCATTCAAGATTCCCTCGGGCTCCATGGAAGACACCCTGCTCATCGGGGACCACCTGCTGGTCAACAAGTTCATCTACGGCACCAAGATCCCCGGGTTGGACGGGCGCATCCTCAAGATCCGCTCCCCCAGGCAGGGCGATGTCATCGTGTTCGAGTACCCCGAGGATCCCAGCAAGGACTTCATCAAGCGCATCATCGGCACCCCCGGCGACGTGGTCGAGGTGAAGAACAAGCGAGTCTACGTGAACGGGAAGCTGTATGCCAACCCGCACGAGGTGCACAAGGAGCCCGACACCGTTCCCAAGGAGTTCAACCCGAGGGACTTCAAGGATCCGGTCACTGTGCCTGCCGACTCCTACTTCGTCATGGGCGACAACCGCGACCGTTCCTACGACAGCCGCTTCTGGGGCTTCGTGAAGATGGACAAGATCAAGGGATTGGCTTTCATCAAGTACTGGTCCTGGGACAAAGACAAGATGCGCCCCCGCTTCGGATCTATCGGGAAGCTGATAGACTAA